The proteins below come from a single Zea mays cultivar B73 chromosome 8, Zm-B73-REFERENCE-NAM-5.0, whole genome shotgun sequence genomic window:
- the LOC103636363 gene encoding cold and drought-regulated protein CORA: protein MWNSRSHFAGGQDNDGNDDQPYGYGYGGGQQYEATGGKKRASSRLKKSSGSKKDDEYTKYAGNSNEADDNRRNRPNDDNNYNGGGGNHYSGAGAAIGAPYYGAAGAGGYGSSSPYYGNAAVHGTGGDGGGGYAPYNNAPAAFWAPQDGTRSPMFISTREVHVYGAPGGYDNYDGSNNDDRQRRRGGGGFFGPAFHAVGRFFDRKFGFSDRD, encoded by the coding sequence ATGTGGAACAGCAGATCACACTTCGCCGGCGGGCAGGACAACGACGGCAACGACGACCAGCCATACGGATACGGATACGGTGGCGGCCAGCAGTATGAAGCAACCGGCGGCAAGAAACGAGCGTCCTCGAGGCTGAAGAAGAGCAGCGGCAGCAAGAAAGACGACGAGTACACCAAGTACGCAGGCAACAGCAACGAGGCCGACGACAACCGCCGCAACAGGCCGAACGACGACAATAACTacaacggcggcggcggcaaccACTACAGCGGCGCCGGCGCCGCAATAGGTGCGCCCTACTACGGTGCTGCTGGCGCCGGCGGCTACGGGAGCAGCTCTCCCTACTACGGCAACGCCGCTGTCCACGGcaccggcggcgacggcggcggcggctacgCACCGTACAACAACGCTCCCGCCGCCTTCTGGGCTCCCCAGGACGGCACCAGGTCGCCCATGTTTATCAGCACTAGGGAGGTGCACGTGTACGGCGCGCCTGGCGGGTACGACAACTACGATGGCAGCAACAACGACGACCGCCAGAGGAGGAGAGGCGGCGGCGGATTCTTCGGGCCCGCGTTCCATGCCGTCGGCCGCTTCTTCGACCGCAAGTTCGGCTTCAGCGACAGGGACTGA
- the LOC100281228 gene encoding Peptidyl-prolyl cis-trans isomerase FKBP15-1 precursor, with translation MGKKRQLICLAAAVAAAAILLTASAKKSSDVTELQIGVKYKPESCTLQAHKGDKIKVHYRGALTDGSVFDSGYDRGDPFEFTLGNGQVIKGWDQGLLGMCVGEKRKLKIPAKMGYGERGSPPKIPGGATLVFDTELIAVNGKTSGGANPETESEL, from the exons ATGGGGAAGAAGCGGCAGCTTATCTGCCTCgcagccgccgtcgccgccgcggcCATCCTCCTGACAG CGTCGGCCAAGAAGTCCAGCGACGTCACCGAGCTTCAGATCGGCGTCAAG TACAAACCGGAGTCATGTACCCTGCAAGCACACAAAGGAGACAAGATTAAGGTTCATTATCGT GGGGCACTCACTGACGGATCAGTTTTTGATTCTGGCTATGACAGAGGTGACCCGTTTGAATTTACTCTTGGAAACGGCCAAGTGATAAAAG GCTGGGACCAAGGATTGCTAGGTATGTGCGTCGGTGAAAAGCGGAAGCTAAAGATACCTGCAAAGATGGGCTATGGCGAGCGAGGCTCCCCACCGAAGATTCCAG GCGGAGCGACTCTGGTATTCGACACGGAGCTTATCGCCGTCAACGGGAAGACATCTGGCGGTGCGAATCCAGAAACTGAAAGTGAGCTCTGA
- the LOC100502193 gene encoding Transcription factor bHLH62, with protein sequence MNCGPPDQLPPGSAPSCFLNLNWDQSMAADQLDPALSSMVSSPASNSTAAAAVTDGRALHGISPQQQYGGTPLSSPPKLNLFHQTRPQFHHFPPPQVGGLPILENLMPMGHLDQFLADPGFAERAARLSGFDGRPGGSGYGGVGVPGQFGIPDAGPIGALKELELGNGRDESSVSDPASGSAEMALNKGPSDGNAKKRKASGKGKGKDGPGSAAAGAAKEESSGKRCRSADESSGAEDNNPTTKGKAAQSSSENGGGRKQQGKESATKPPAEAPKDYIHVRARRGEATDSHSLAERVRREKISQRMKLLQDLVPGCNKVVGKAVMLDEIINYVQSLQRQVEFLSMKLATVNPQLDFNSLPNLLLPKDIHQPCGPPHFPLETSGAPLPYLSQPHHGSPLGCCMDTQGGSMHPLDAAFCRPMNPQHPFLNGASDAASQVGTFWQDDLQSVVHMDIGQSQEIAPTSSNSYNGSLQTVHMKMEL encoded by the exons ATGAACTGCGGGCCGCCCGACCAGCTGCCGCCGGGGTCGGCGCCGTCGTGCTTCCTCAACCTGAACTGGGACCAGTCTATGGCCGCCGACCAGCTCGACCCGGCGCTCAGCTCGATGGTCTCCTCCCCGGCGTCCAACTCGACGGCCGCCGCCGCGGTTACTGACGGCCGCGCTCTCCACGGGATCTCTCCGCAGCAGCAGTACGGAGGCACTCCGCTCAGCTCGCCCCCCAAGCTCAACCTGTTCCACCAAACTCGCCCCCAGTTCCACCACTTCCCGCCGCCGCAGGTCGGCGGCCTGCCAATCCTGGAGAACCTGATGCCGATGGGCCATCTAGACCAGTTCCTCGCCGACCCAGGCTTCGCCGAGCGCGCGGCGCGGCTGTCCGGCTTCGACGGCCGCCCCGGTGGAAGTGGCTATGGAGGCGTCGGCGTCCCGGGACAGTTTGGCATCCCGGACGCCGGCCCCATCGGCGCATTGAAGGAGCTGGAGCTCGGGAACGGCCGGGACGAGTCGTCGGTGTCCGATCCGGCGTCCGGCAGCGCGGAGATGGCGCTCAACAAGGGGCCTTCCGACGGCAATGCGAAGAAACGGAAGGCTAGCGGGAAGGGCAAAGGCAAGGACGGCCCCGGGTCCGCCGCCGCCGGCGCCGCCAAG GAGGAGTCGAGTGGGAAGCGGTGCCGATCGGCGGACGAGAGCAGTGGCGCGGAGGACAACAACCCCACCACCAAGGGCAAGGCCGCGCAGAGCAGTAGCGAGAATGGTGGTGGCAGGAAGCAGCAGGGGAAGGAGAGCGCGACGAAGCCCCCCGCCGAGGCGCCCAAGGACTACATCCATGTCCGGGCGCGGCGCGGCGAGGCGACGGACAGCCACAGCCTCGCGGAGAGG GTGAGAAGGGAGAAGATCAGCCAGCGGATGAAGCTGCTGCAGGATCTCGTGCCGGGTTGCAACAAG GTGGTGGGCAAGGCAGTGATGCTGGACGAAATCATAAACTACGTGCAGTCCCTGCAACGGCAAGTCGAG TTCCTGTCCATGAAACTGGCCACCGTGAACCCGCAGCTGGACTTCAACAGCCTGCCCAACCTCCTCCTCCCTAAAGAC ATACACCAGCCCTGTGGGCCGCCGCATTTCCCGCTGGAGACCTCAGGCGCTCCGCTGCCGTACCTGAGCCAGCCTCACCATGGGAGCCCTCTAGGCTGCTGCATGGACACCCAGGGGGGCTCTATGCACCCGCTCGACGCGGCGTTCTGCCGGCCGATGAACCCTCAGCATCCTTTCCTCAACGGTGCTAGCGACGCGGCGTCTCAG GTCGGGACTTTCTGGCAAGACGACCTTCAAAGCGTGGTTCACATGGACATCGGCCAAAGCCAGGAGATCGCTCCCACCTCTTCCAACAGCTACAACG GTTCATTGCAGACAGTCCACATGAAAATGGAGCTTTGA